In one window of Firmicutes bacterium HGW-Firmicutes-1 DNA:
- a CDS encoding MATE family efflux transporter, whose product MSNNEILRTESIGKLLLKFSIPAIVGMMVSALYNVVDRIYIGKIGPLAMTGIGLSLPFMFLLMAFGMLIGIGAGSRISIRLGQNRKEDAEKILGNSLVLLILIMGTVATIGLIFKIPILSLFGASKATIGYADKYLTIILLGAIFQGVGFGLNNIVRAEGSPKIAMYTMLLGAIINIILDPIFIFVFKMGISGAALATILSQLTTSIWVLYHFTYGKSKLKLKKKNLRLDFEIFISIITIGLSPFFIQLAASIVTAISNTALKTNGGDIAISAMTAINAIAIFFLMPIFGINQGSQPIIGYNYGAKEFDRVKKALKYAILAATSISILGFILVEFLSAPLILIFNNDPELISMATRGMRIYLSMLPFIGFQIISANYFQAVGKAGKSIFLSLLRQVIVLIPMLFILPRLLGLTGVWMAGPVSDLTASILTAIFLFIEIKHLDSSALIKKQEELLIASTS is encoded by the coding sequence ATGTCAAATAACGAAATCTTAAGAACCGAATCCATAGGTAAGTTACTGCTGAAATTCTCCATCCCTGCTATCGTAGGTATGATGGTAAGTGCTCTATATAATGTAGTCGATCGTATCTATATTGGAAAAATAGGTCCTCTTGCAATGACAGGAATTGGTTTATCACTTCCTTTTATGTTTTTATTAATGGCCTTTGGTATGTTAATTGGAATTGGAGCAGGATCTAGAATATCAATTCGCCTAGGTCAGAATCGTAAAGAGGATGCTGAAAAAATCCTTGGTAATTCCCTTGTTCTTTTGATCTTAATAATGGGTACCGTAGCGACTATAGGCTTAATTTTCAAAATTCCAATACTTTCCTTATTCGGTGCAAGCAAGGCTACAATAGGATATGCTGATAAATATCTTACAATCATTCTTCTTGGCGCAATATTTCAAGGTGTTGGTTTTGGATTAAACAATATTGTTCGTGCTGAGGGCAGTCCTAAAATTGCGATGTATACAATGCTTTTAGGCGCTATCATTAATATCATATTAGACCCTATATTTATATTTGTTTTTAAGATGGGTATTTCTGGTGCTGCACTCGCTACTATATTATCTCAACTGACAACTAGCATCTGGGTGTTGTATCATTTTACTTATGGCAAAAGCAAATTAAAGCTTAAAAAGAAAAACCTACGATTAGATTTTGAAATTTTTATAAGCATCATAACAATAGGGCTATCTCCCTTCTTCATACAATTGGCTGCAAGTATTGTAACTGCGATTTCAAATACTGCACTTAAAACCAATGGTGGGGACATCGCAATTAGTGCCATGACAGCTATTAATGCAATTGCCATATTTTTCCTAATGCCAATTTTCGGAATCAATCAAGGTTCTCAGCCTATTATTGGTTATAACTATGGAGCTAAGGAGTTTGATCGAGTTAAAAAAGCATTGAAATATGCAATTTTAGCTGCTACATCTATTTCTATCCTAGGATTTATCTTAGTTGAATTTCTATCAGCTCCATTAATACTTATATTTAATAACGATCCCGAACTTATTTCTATGGCAACAAGAGGAATGCGTATTTATTTAAGTATGTTGCCCTTTATAGGTTTCCAAATTATAAGTGCAAATTACTTTCAAGCTGTAGGTAAGGCAGGTAAATCTATATTTTTAAGTCTTTTAAGACAGGTAATTGTACTAATTCCAATGCTATTTATTTTACCAAGACTCTTGGGACTTACCGGTGTCTGGATGGCAGGGCCTGTATCTGATTTAACTGCCTCTATTTTAACAGCAATATTTTTATTTATAGAAATAAAGCACTTGGATTCCTCCGCTCTTATAAAAAAACAAGAGGAATTATTGATAGCTTCTACCTCTTAG
- a CDS encoding MarR family transcriptional regulator — MSIDSDSIPTSYVELGRHISILYRYGRIFMDQKMADFTIGSGQYSFIFFLSNHNGASQEEISTALCMDKTTTTRAIQKLETSGFIRRQKDIDDQRMNRVFLTESGQEIYKILKEYSYEWQEILLHNLTLKEVSQLESLMNKLTGNARYNRNLMNRKGDENVK; from the coding sequence ATGTCTATTGATTCTGATTCTATACCAACAAGTTACGTAGAACTTGGAAGACACATTTCTATTCTATATCGTTATGGTCGCATCTTTATGGATCAAAAAATGGCTGATTTTACAATAGGAAGTGGTCAATACTCCTTTATATTTTTTTTATCTAATCATAATGGTGCTAGCCAAGAGGAAATTAGTACTGCTCTTTGTATGGATAAAACAACTACAACTAGAGCCATACAAAAACTTGAAACTTCTGGATTTATACGACGACAAAAAGATATTGACGATCAAAGAATGAATAGAGTTTTTTTAACAGAATCCGGACAAGAAATCTACAAGATTCTTAAAGAATACTCCTATGAATGGCAAGAAATTCTTTTGCATAATCTAACCTTAAAGGAAGTTTCACAATTAGAATCCTTGATGAACAAGCTTACTGGAAACGCAAGATACAATCGAAATTTAATGAATAGAAAAGGTGATGAAAATGTCAAATAA
- a CDS encoding amino acid permease-associated protein, which yields MNKKLNTWTLSGLMIGPILGSGIIFLPPLAFKALGQHAIWAWIIIMVIGSLFAYIFVKMTLLTTSNEGMSLVIGQVLGDRFRNLASNYLTAAVCFGPIAVILTAASFLKAFLSPWISNELLIAFILLLLCALIISMGISSVGRIVLILSTVTAILLVSGGVGVLVNVDHIQMPVGQPPLRDLGYTLLLVFWSIIGWEIIGNYIEDVKNPTKTIMRAMKVSLVAIILVYLVTTFALQNYYLDSTADVQLQVLLVPFFGSWSNIILSVLAACLCMCTILMFVGAVTRQMTSRAKSGQLPQFFSKPHRSLIALTFIHIFILGCVALGWINLEWIVEIANSFFIANALLGLFASFRYMKSFWLKGAIALLMLMLGSLLFFSSAIAWIFLAVVTGLSSAGYIYKKTLSIENNSMD from the coding sequence ATGAATAAAAAATTAAATACATGGACCTTGAGTGGTCTTATGATAGGACCGATTTTAGGTTCTGGAATTATTTTTCTGCCACCTCTTGCCTTCAAAGCACTAGGGCAACATGCTATCTGGGCATGGATCATCATTATGGTGATTGGCAGCTTATTTGCCTATATATTTGTAAAAATGACCTTACTAACCACCAGCAACGAAGGCATGAGCCTAGTGATTGGTCAGGTCCTAGGTGATCGTTTTAGAAATTTGGCTTCAAATTATTTGACAGCTGCGGTATGTTTTGGTCCCATTGCTGTTATTCTTACTGCTGCAAGCTTTTTAAAAGCTTTCCTATCGCCTTGGATTTCAAATGAACTTTTAATTGCTTTTATACTGCTATTGCTGTGTGCACTCATTATTTCTATGGGTATTTCATCTGTGGGACGTATCGTGTTAATCCTTTCTACCGTAACAGCTATCCTCCTCGTCAGTGGCGGGGTTGGTGTTCTTGTTAACGTTGATCACATCCAAATGCCTGTAGGTCAGCCTCCCCTAAGGGATCTTGGCTACACATTGTTGCTTGTTTTTTGGTCTATTATAGGTTGGGAAATTATTGGCAATTACATTGAGGACGTAAAAAATCCCACCAAAACAATTATGCGTGCAATGAAGGTTAGTCTCGTGGCAATCATATTGGTTTATTTGGTTACTACCTTTGCCTTACAAAATTATTATTTAGATTCAACAGCAGATGTTCAATTGCAAGTTTTACTAGTTCCCTTTTTTGGTTCTTGGTCTAACATTATTTTGTCAGTCCTAGCGGCCTGTCTATGTATGTGTACAATCCTCATGTTTGTTGGAGCTGTAACGAGACAAATGACTTCACGAGCCAAAAGCGGCCAGTTACCTCAATTTTTTTCAAAGCCTCACAGATCCTTAATCGCATTAACGTTTATACATATCTTTATATTAGGTTGTGTAGCATTGGGATGGATTAATCTTGAGTGGATCGTAGAAATTGCAAATTCATTTTTCATTGCCAATGCTCTACTAGGTCTTTTCGCTAGCTTTCGTTATATGAAAAGCTTTTGGCTTAAGGGTGCAATTGCTCTATTAATGTTGATGTTGGGATCACTACTCTTTTTCTCTTCTGCAATTGCATGGATATTTTTGGCAGTTGTTACAGGATTAAGCTCGGCGGGATATATTTATAAGAAAACCCTATCTATCGAAAATAATAGTATGGATTAA
- a CDS encoding LysR family transcriptional regulator: MEIKNFRTFKKIAELGSFTKAAQDLGYAQSTLTFQVQAIERYYQKPLFERVGKNMELTQFGQQLLEHIDILLSNYEKLEQLGLQDINPEGVIRIGTPESLMIYRLYPIIKKYKQLYPKVEIIIIDDQCKFLREQLNSGDLDIAFLVQPEYTYANIKTILLKKETLCLVAPTDLEGEDFLPAPSQMVLFTEKECSYRQIFSAYMQSLNFFPTNILETESVEAIKKYVINGLGISYLPLYAVEEECANGKMRIKPYDSGIQLYTQIAYHKNKWLNPALSALIELSVEYSKGW; this comes from the coding sequence ATGGAAATTAAAAATTTTAGAACCTTTAAAAAAATAGCCGAACTCGGTAGCTTCACTAAAGCAGCTCAAGATCTTGGGTATGCGCAATCCACTTTAACCTTTCAGGTTCAAGCCATTGAACGCTATTATCAAAAACCTTTATTTGAGCGAGTAGGAAAGAACATGGAGCTCACCCAATTTGGACAGCAACTACTTGAACATATTGATATTCTATTGAGTAATTACGAAAAACTAGAGCAATTAGGGTTACAGGATATCAATCCTGAAGGAGTGATACGAATTGGCACTCCAGAGTCTCTTATGATTTACCGATTATATCCCATTATTAAAAAGTATAAACAATTATATCCAAAGGTTGAAATCATTATTATTGATGACCAGTGTAAGTTTCTTAGAGAACAATTAAATTCAGGAGACTTAGATATTGCCTTTTTAGTGCAACCTGAATATACATATGCAAATATTAAAACAATTCTATTAAAAAAAGAAACTTTGTGTTTAGTGGCGCCTACTGATTTAGAAGGAGAGGATTTCTTGCCAGCACCGTCCCAGATGGTGCTATTTACAGAAAAAGAATGTAGCTATCGTCAGATCTTCAGCGCGTATATGCAAAGTCTTAATTTTTTCCCAACTAATATTCTTGAGACAGAAAGCGTGGAAGCAATCAAAAAGTATGTGATTAATGGTCTTGGTATTTCGTATTTACCACTGTATGCAGTTGAAGAGGAATGTGCAAACGGTAAAATGAGGATAAAACCTTACGATTCAGGCATTCAGCTATATACACAAATAGCTTACCACAAAAATAAATGGTTAAATCCTGCGCTTTCTGCGTTGATTGAGTTAAGTGTTGAATATAGTAAGGGGTGGTAA
- a CDS encoding DUF1287 domain-containing protein has protein sequence MSRRKKRIVIIMLVVVGLLVVTYGVLNYYNLIPQKVYSGADFGIEIVLSESDYNQNGIDDYTDILLGARADAENKPKYKSKYYDGGYPPDDEGVCTDVIWRAFQSAGYSLKDMVDEHISSNVELYPRVEGKPDGNIDFRRVPNLKVFFDNCAVSYSLDPNDIEQWQPGDIVIFGKNYKHIGIVSDKRNRDGVCYMIHNSGQPKREEDALLDWERVQGITGHYRFENIK, from the coding sequence ATGAGCAGACGGAAAAAACGTATTGTAATAATCATGTTGGTAGTAGTTGGCTTGCTAGTAGTAACTTATGGTGTTCTTAATTATTATAATTTAATACCTCAGAAGGTGTATAGTGGGGCTGATTTTGGAATCGAAATAGTATTAAGTGAAAGTGATTATAATCAAAATGGCATTGATGATTATACGGATATATTGCTAGGTGCAAGAGCTGATGCTGAAAATAAGCCAAAATACAAGAGCAAATACTATGATGGTGGATATCCACCTGATGATGAAGGTGTTTGCACGGATGTTATTTGGAGAGCCTTTCAAAGTGCAGGATATTCGTTGAAAGATATGGTTGATGAACATATTAGCAGTAATGTAGAGTTGTATCCAAGAGTTGAAGGGAAGCCAGATGGTAATATTGATTTCAGACGTGTACCAAACCTGAAGGTATTCTTTGATAATTGTGCCGTTTCCTATAGTTTGGATCCTAATGATATAGAGCAATGGCAGCCTGGGGATATTGTGATATTTGGGAAGAATTATAAGCATATTGGGATTGTGTCTGATAAGAGGAACCGAGATGGGGTTTGTTATATGATTCATAATTCTGGGCAACCGAAAAGGGAAGAAGATGCGTTGCTGGATTGGGAGAGAGTGCAAGGGATTACGGGGCATTATCGGTTTGAGAATATAAAATAG
- a CDS encoding alpha/beta hydrolase has protein sequence MAIENTWKEIYIPNKKNINLFCNHYYNDKDAPNILYIQTPIGSVKSFLKKAYEPLTQYGFNIFAVDFAGIGNSKGTITDFTLQGIVDDLDSCVDYICERVTGDIHLYAGTGTGGIFGEYYASATDKIRSFAQYGVGIYGDVSIIKYPKWITKMFYILLKGIVKVIPRLRIFFPLPKYSGYHAELDNAFYEMALQEYPDLFKQDVHLMIALLSMFLDKESALKLLPQCPTLVFETLHDRYFPKEYFRKYYDILTCEKKLYSINDIHNSYYFHSDEICKEVAKWFIAHSSTIRGEVEHAEIQ, from the coding sequence ATGGCAATAGAGAATACGTGGAAAGAAATTTATATACCTAATAAGAAAAATATCAATCTATTTTGTAATCACTATTATAATGATAAAGACGCTCCTAATATTTTGTATATCCAGACACCGATTGGATCAGTGAAGTCATTTTTGAAGAAAGCGTATGAGCCACTTACCCAATATGGGTTTAACATATTTGCAGTGGATTTTGCTGGAATTGGTAATAGCAAGGGCACTATTACAGACTTTACACTCCAAGGTATTGTTGATGATTTGGATTCTTGTGTAGATTATATTTGCGAAAGGGTTACAGGAGATATTCATTTATATGCGGGTACTGGTACCGGTGGTATTTTTGGAGAATATTATGCAAGTGCTACAGATAAAATCAGAAGCTTTGCTCAATATGGTGTTGGTATTTATGGAGACGTATCAATAATAAAATACCCTAAGTGGATTACAAAAATGTTCTATATTTTACTAAAAGGTATCGTGAAGGTTATTCCCAGATTGAGAATATTTTTTCCGCTTCCAAAGTATAGCGGTTATCATGCGGAGTTAGATAACGCTTTTTATGAAATGGCATTACAAGAATATCCAGATCTCTTCAAGCAAGATGTTCATTTAATGATTGCTTTGTTGAGTATGTTTTTAGACAAAGAAAGCGCCTTAAAATTGTTGCCTCAATGTCCCACTTTAGTTTTTGAGACTTTGCATGACAGATATTTTCCAAAAGAATATTTCAGGAAATATTATGACATACTTACTTGCGAAAAGAAGCTTTATTCAATTAATGATATACATAATAGTTATTATTTTCATTCAGATGAAATTTGTAAAGAGGTTGCAAAATGGTTTATCGCACACTCATCAACGATAAGAGGAGAGGTCGAACATGCCGAAATTCAATGA
- a CDS encoding TetR/AcrR family transcriptional regulator, with the protein MPKFNDKEKEMIQHKLRIEGERLFTAYGLKKVTVNDLVQAVGISHGAFYAFYENKEHLFMEINVDHQIKIFGQIENILIENKPLPPRELTRLVIKHLLDAFLENPIISLINIETWESMERKLPQSIVEKNNMYDIIALEKLIAYGVKLKCPVSVAVKVVQVLLVSASRFIRDEEGTIVIDVLLEGIIDQIIEE; encoded by the coding sequence ATGCCGAAATTCAATGACAAAGAAAAAGAAATGATACAGCACAAGCTTCGTATAGAAGGTGAAAGACTTTTTACGGCATATGGATTAAAGAAAGTAACAGTAAATGATCTTGTTCAAGCGGTGGGGATTTCTCACGGTGCGTTTTATGCTTTTTATGAAAATAAGGAACATCTATTCATGGAGATTAATGTGGATCATCAAATTAAGATTTTTGGCCAAATAGAAAATATATTAATTGAAAATAAGCCATTGCCTCCACGAGAACTTACAAGATTGGTAATAAAACATCTATTAGATGCTTTTCTAGAAAATCCGATTATATCATTAATTAACATTGAAACCTGGGAGAGCATGGAGCGAAAGCTACCTCAAAGCATTGTTGAGAAAAATAATATGTATGACATTATTGCACTTGAAAAGTTGATAGCGTATGGTGTTAAACTAAAATGTCCTGTTTCTGTTGCTGTCAAGGTGGTACAGGTTCTCTTAGTAAGTGCTTCGAGGTTTATTAGGGATGAAGAAGGGACAATTGTTATAGATGTTTTGCTTGAGGGTATCATTGATCAGATTATTGAAGAATAG